GGTACCCCAGGGAGTATAGTTAGCCCGGGAGTGGGGCGCCCCCCTCCTGCGGCTGCTCCGCCGGGGGAGGCGTCGCGGACGCGCCGCGCGGGAGTGCTCGTTCAATTCGGGGAAGGATGCGGGATCGATGGCGTACGAGGCCCTCGCCAGGAAGTGGCGGCCCAGGACGTTCGAGGAGATCGTGGGGCAGGCGCACGTCACCCGGGCCCTCGCCAACGCCATCACCTCCGGGAAGATCCACCACGCCTACCTCTTCTCCGGCACCCGCGGCGTGGGGAAGACCACCTTCGCGCGGATCCTCGCCCGCGCCCTCAACTGCGACAACGGTCCGACGCCGACCCCGTGCCTTTCGTGCGCTTCCTGCACGGAGGTCGGGACCGGAACCGACGTCCAGGAGATCGACGGCGCCTCCAACACCGGCATCGACGACATCCGCCGCCTCCGGGAGAACGCGGCCTACGCCCCCTCCCGTCTCCGGTACAAGGTCTACATCATCGACGAGGTCCACATGCTGTCGAAGGCGGCCTTCAACGGGCTGCTGAAGACGCTGGAGGAGCCGCCGCCGCACGTCGTGTTCATCCTGGCCACGACCGAGCCGAACCGGATCCCCGACACGATCCTCTCCCGGTGCCAGCGGTTCGACTTCCGGATGCTCACCGACGCCGAGGTGCGGGGCCGGCTCGGGGAGATGGCCCGGTCGGAAGGGGTGGCCGTCGAGGAGGACGCCCTGGCCCTCATGGCGCGGTACGCCTTCGGCTCGATGCGGGACGGGCAGTCGCTCCTCGAGCAGGCGGCGGTGTCCGGCGCGGGCGACGTCACCGCGGCGCTGGTCGAGGGAATGCTGGGGCTGGTGGGAACCGAGGCGGCGATCGACCTTGCGTCCGCCGCGATCCTCGAGGGCGCGGGAGCGGCGCTTTCCCGCTTCTCCGCGCTCCTGTCCCGGGGGGCGGACCTGAAGTACCTCTACCTGTCCGTCATCGACGTGCTGCGGGACGCGACGGTGCTCTCCTTCACCGGGAAGGGGGAGCTTCTCTTCCGTCACTCGCCCGCCTCGCTGGAGCGGGTCCGCGCGCTCACCGCGCGGAGGTCGCGGGAGGAGTGGATGTTTCTCCTCGACATCGCCTTCCGGTCGGAGCGGGACGTCCTCGGCACCGAATTCCCCCATCTCGGGTTCGAACTGCTGCTGCTCCGGCTGGCGAACGCGCAGGGGCTCCTGTCCGTCGACGCCCTCGAATCGGGGGAATCCCCGGAGGCGCGCCAGGCCCCGCCCCCGAAGGCCATGGATGGCCAAGTGCCGAGGCAGCCGGGGACGGCCACGGGTCCTTTCGCCTCGGCCGCCGCGCCGTCCGCGGCCACCTTCTCGCGGAAACCGCCGCAGCAGGAACCCGTTCCCCCTCCCTCCCGCACCGCCGCGAAGAGCGCGGATCCGGCCGGCTTGGCAACCGGAGCGGCGGGAGCCGCAAAGGAGGGTCCCGGCCTGTGGGAATCCCTGAAGCGGGCCGTCGAGGGGAAGCGGAAGGCGGTCCTTGTGAGCCTCCTCTCGCAGATGGAGGGGGAGTTTCGGGACGGGGAGCTCGTGATCTCCTGCGGCCACGAGATGCTCCTCGAACGGTTGAAGGAGCCGGACAAGTGGCCCCACCTCCTCGCCGCGCTGGAAGAGGCGGCCGGCCGGCCGGTCGCGGTGCGCCTCTCGGCGTCTGCGGAAAAAAAAAGCCCTGAATCCGGCGCCGTAGCCGCCGCGGACGACGAGCTGGAGCGGAAGGCGCTTTCCGAACCGCTCGTGCTCGAGGTGCTGCGGGCGTTCGAGGGGGCGACCCTCGTGAAGGTTCTGCCGTCTCCCGGGGCGGGGACGGTTGCGGCCGGGGAGGGGGAACCGCCGGGCGGAGAGGGCGAGGAGCCGGCGTTCGTCGAGGCGCCCGCCGGGGAGGAGGAGGGATGACCGGTTTCGGGGATCTGATGCGGCAGGCCCAGGAGATGCGCGACCGCCTTCAGAAGCTCCAGGACGAGCTCGGCGGAATGACGGTCGAAGGTTCGGCGGGCGGCGGGATGGTCGTCGCCGTGGCGAACGGCCGGCAGGAGCTGTTGTCCGTCCGCATCGAAAAGGAAGTGGTCTCGCCGGACGACGTCGGGATGCTGCAGGACCTCGTCCTCGCCGCGGTGAACGACGCCCTCTCCCGGGCGCGCGCGCTCGCCGCCGCCGAGATGGCGAAGGCCACGGGCGGGATGATCCCGCCGGGACTGCTGTGAACGCCGTTTATCCGAAGCCGCTGCGCCGCCTGGTCCGGCTCCTCTCCCGCCTGCCGGGGATCGGGGAGAAGACGGCGACGCGCCTGTCGATGTTCCTTTTGAAAATGCCGCCGGAATTCGTCCGCGAGCTGGGGAACGCCATTGCCGGGATCCCCGAGTCCGTGATAAAGTGCTCGAAATGTTTTAGCATTGCCGATGAGGACCCGTGCGCACTGTGCACGGACCCCGCGCGCCGGGATGACCTGATCTGCGTCGTGGAAGGTCCCTCCGATATAGTCCCGATCGAAAAAAGCGGGGAGTTCAAAGGGAGATACCACGTCCTCGGCGGGGCGATCTCGCCGATCGACGGGGTGATGCCCGACGACATCCGGGCCCGGGAGCTCACGGACCGGGTGGCCCGCGGCGGCGTCGCCGAGGTGGTGCTCGCCACGAACCTCACGGCCGAGGGAGAGGCCACCGCCTCCTACCTCGCGGGGGTCCTGAAGGGGCGGGGTGTCCGGGTGACGCGCATCGCGTACGGTCTCCCGATGGGATCGGACCTGGAGTACGCCGACGAGATCACCGTCGGCCGCGCGATGAAGGGCCGCCGCGATATGTGACGGCGGTTGACACGCGGCTTCCCGGGCGGGTATGAAGGTATTTTCCGATGACATGCGTACAGGAAAACTCAAGGCGAGAGGTGCAGCGGACATGAGCCAGAGCGGTGCGGCGGTGAAGTTGCCGGTGAAGAACTCCCTCGGATTCTTCGAGATCCGGATGGAGAGCATCGGCGGTCTCGGCGCGAACGTGGCCGGGAAGATCCTGACCGAGGCGGCGATCATCGGGATGGGGATGAACGGCGCGGGGTTCGCATCCTACGGGTCGGAGAAGAAGGGGACGCCGGTCAAGTCGTTCGTCCGGATCTGCGAGGCGGACCAGAAGGTCCGCGTCAACAGCCCGATCGAGGAGCCGCACGTCCTGGCCATCTTCCACGAGGCGCTGGCGAAGTCGATCCCCGTCACGGCGGGCGCGCTCCCCGGAAAGACCACGGTCATCCTGAACACGCGGCGCACGCCCGCGGAGGCCCGCGACTTCCTGAAGCTCCAGGGGGGGAAGCTCGGTACGGTCGATGCCATGGAGATCGCGATGGCCACCGGCTCCCGCGTCAACATGGTCATGATGGGGGCGATCATGAAGGCGGCCGGCTTCTTCGACTGGAAGGCGGTCGAGGAGACGATCCGCGACCAGTTCGGGAAGAAGTACGCCGCCCTCATGAAGGGGAATCTCGATGCGCTGAAACGCGGCCACGACGAGGTGAAGTTCCAGGAGTTCCCGGCCGACGGGAAGTACCCGGCCCGGCCGTTCACGCGCGAGGAGCCGAAGCTCGGGTACGAGACCGCTCCCATCGGCGGCACGATCTACTCGGTCGGCAACATGCGGTTCAAGGACCTCTCCACCAGCCGCACGGGGATGATCCCGCTGTTCATCCTGGACAAGTGCACCCGGTGCGGGGAGTGCGACATCACCTGCCCCGACTACTGCTTCGTGTGGGAGAAGGGGAAGGACCCCAAGACGGGGAAGGACGGGATGGTCCTGCTGGGGATCGACTACCAGTACTGCAAGGGGTGCCTGCGGTGCACCCACATCTGCAAGTTCGGCGCCCTGGTCCCGGTCAAGGAAGCGGAGCAGGACATGGACAGGATCACCGTCAAGCACAAGTTCCTTAAATAACGACCGAGCGGACATAAGGAGAGAAGAGCGATGGCTCAGACGGCGAAGAAGCGGACCGGGCGCCCCGCGCAGAGGATGGTGGTGCAGAGCGGCAACGAGATCGCGGCGACGGCGGCCAAGCAGATCAATTACCACGTCATGGGGTACTACCCCATCACGCCCTCCACCGAGGTCGCCGAGACCCTCGACGCGATGAAGGCGGAAGGGGAGCACACCGTCCGGATGATCCCGGGGGACGGGGAGCACGGGGCGGCGGGGATCTGCTTCGGCGCGAGCACGGCGGGGGGGCGGGTCTTCAACGCCACGTCGGCCAACGGCCTCCTCTTCGCCTTCGAGCAGCTCCCGGTGCAGTCCGGGGAGCGGTTCCCGATGGTGTTCAACATCGTCACCCGCGCGGTGTCGGGCCCGCTCGACATCCGCGGCGACCACAGCGACATCATGCTGGCGAAGGACACCGGGTGGATCACCCTCATGGCGGCCGACGCGCAGGCGGTCTACGACATGAACGTGCTGGCGCCGAAGATCGGCGAGGACATGGCGGTCCGCCTGCCGGTGTTCTTGGCGTACGACGGCTTCTTCACCTCCCACCAGAAGCGCCGCATCGAGATCTTCTCGGACGACCAGGTCGTGCGCGACTTCCTGGGGCCGTTCGTCGCCACGGTGACCTCGGTCGACCCGAAGAAGCCGGTCACCATCGGGCCGTACATGAACGACCCGGACCAGATCAACAACAAGAAGCAGCAGGCCGACGCGATGGTCCGCTCCCACGCCGTGATCCGGAAGGTGTTTGCGGAGTACGAGGCGCTGTCCGGGCGGCGGTACGACATGGTCGAGCTGTACCGGATGGAGGACGCCGAGGCCGCCCTGTTCATCCTCAACTCCGCGGCCGAGACGGCCAAGGAGGCGGTGGACGCGCTCCGGAAGGAGGGGAAGAAGGTCGGCCTCATCCGCCCCAACGTCATCCGCCCGTTCCCGATCGACGAGATCCGCGAGGCGCTGAAAAACGTGAAGGGGCTGGTGGTGGCGGACCGCCAGGACAACTTCGGCGCGTACGGCGGCGCGATGGCGGTCGAGGTGAAGGCGGCGCTCCAGGGGGTGAAAGGGAACGCCACGCAGGTCGCCGCGCGGATCTACGGGACCGGCGGGAAGGAGTTCTTCGTCGAGGACGCCGCTGCGATGCTTTCCGAGGCGCTCGAGATCGCGAAGGCCGGCGCCGTCAAGGTCCCCTACGCCTACTTCGGCGCGAACCCGGGCGACCCGTCGTACACCCCGGCCAAGGCGTTCGACCCCATCACCGAGGCGCAGGCCTCCGGCCTCATCCGGGTGGAGACCACTCCGGAAGGGAAGATGGAGGTGAAGGGGAACATCCTGCGGAACCTCACGGAGCGGCCGAAGCGGATCGGCCCGGGGCACGGCGCCTGCCCGGGGTGCGGCATCTTCGTGAACATGAACACCTTCATGAAGGGGATCGAGGGGAACGTGGTCGTCCTCTTCCACACCGGCTGCGGGATGGTCGTCACCACCGGATACCCGTACACGGCCCACAAGGTCACCTACATCCACAACCTGTTCCAGAACGGCGCCGCGACCCTCTCCGGGGTCGTCGAGATGTTCGAGGAGCGGAAGCTCCGCGGCGAGATCCCGAAGGACGAGAAGATCACCTTCGTCATGGTGACCGGAGACGGCGGCCACGACATCGGCATGGGGCCGTCCATCGGCGCCGCGATGCGGAACCACCGGATGATCATCTGCGAATACGACAACCAGGGGTACCAGAACACCGGCTCGCAGCTCTCGTTCACCGTCCCACTGGGCCAGTCGACCTCCACGTCGAACTACGGTCCGTACCAGCACGGCAAGAGCACGCACCACAAGGACACGGCGCAGATCTTCGCCGCGTGCCACATCCCGTACGTCTGCACCGTGGCCGAGAACAACCCGCGGGACATGATCCGCAAGGCGGCCAAGGCCCAGAAGTACGCGGACCGGGGGCTGGCGTTCGTGAAGATGATCTCCATGTGCCCGCTGGCGTGGAAGACCGAGGAGCGGATGTCGGTCCCCATCATCCAGGCGGCGGTGGACTCCTGCTTCTTCCCCCTCTACGAGGTCGAGGACGGGATCACGACGATCACCTACGATCCGGAGGAGAAGGGGAAGAAGGTGCCGGTCACGGAGTGGCTGAAGCACATGGGGAAGACCAAGCACATGCTGAAGCCCGACTGCAAGCCGGAGCTCGACCGGTTCCAGGCCGAGGTAGACCGGCGCTGGATCCGCCTGAAGGAGATGCACAAGAACCCGCTGCTGTAGGATCGAAGAAGGCGGTCTTATCCCTGGGGGGCGGCGTCGGACACGACGCGGTGCGACAGCCCCGACTTCCCCTCCGCCTTCTTCGCGTACATCTGCCGGTCCGCCATCCCGATCATCTCCTCCGCGGAGTGGATCGGGTTCGTGTAGGTCACCGCGCCCAGCGTGAGCGTTACGGGCCACCCGTTCTCCCGCATCTCCTCCGAAATCTGGCCCTGCAGGTTCGCAAGGGCGGCGCGGGCGGCGTCGTACCCGGTTTCCGGCAGCACCAGCGCGAACTCGTCCCCCCCGAGGCGGGCCGGGACGTCCACGCTGCGGGTGCCGAGAACGAGCGTGTCGGCCACCGATCGGAGCAGGGAGTCGCCGGCCGCGTGCCCCTGCGCGTCGTTGATCGACTTGAAGTTGTCCACGTCCATGTAGACCAGGGTGAACGGCTTCTTGTACCGCCGCGACCGGGCGATCTCCACGTCCAGCACCTCGAGGAAATATTTCCGGTTCGCCACGCCCGTCAGCGGATCGAACCGGGCGGCGGCGCGCTCCTGGTCGAGCGAATCGACCAGGGCGGAGAGGATGTACGTGAAGAAGAAGAACAGTCCCAACTCCTCCGCGAAGTTCGAGATCGGCAGGATGGCGCCGTCCTCCCCGTGGAACCGGTTCACGTTCGCCAGGAACCAGACCGCCGTGGCGGCGACCGACATCAGGAGCCCGGGCCATAAGCCCGCGCGCAGCGTGATCAGGACCACGGGGAGAAGGTAGAACACCAGGAACGACAGTTCGGCCGCGGTCCAGTAATCCACCAGCCCGAGGAAGGCGAGGAGGAGGACCGACGCGGAGAGGACTCCGAAGAGGGGAAGCCCGCGGAGACGCTCGATGCCGCCGGCCATCCGCGGGAGGTCCGGACGACGGATCGCCTTCGCTGCGCGCGGTTGTTCCTGCGGCGTGGCCACGACGCGTTCCTCCGGGGGGAGCTGCCTCCAGGACCCGAGAATACCATTTTTCCCGCCGACCGGGGCTCCCCCGGAGCGGGGGATATTTCTTTGGGGGGGCATGTGGTATCTTTTCGCCTATGGGCCAGGGGAATCTCATCCTCCGGGAACGGGAGTACGAGGCGTTCCAGTCGGTCCTTCGGAAGCTGCTTTCGGAAGCGTACGCCAAGGTGGTCTTCCTGGTGGACAAGAACGGGACGCTCCTGGCCTCCGCGGGCCAGACGGAGCGGTTCGACACCACCTCTCTCGCCTCCCTCGCCGCCGGGAACATCGCCGCCACCGGCGGGCTCGCGAACCTCATCGGGGAGAAGGAGTTCTCGATCCTTTTCCACGAGGGGGAGCGGGACAACATGCACATTTCGGTGGTGGCGGACCGCCTCATCCTCGTGGTCATATTCGACCGTCGTTCCTCCGTCGGCCTGGTCCGGCTGCGCGTCCGGCGGGTCTCCATGGAGCTCGAGACGATCCTCGCGGCGGTCCTCGAGGACGCGGGCGGCGAAGCCGGGATGATCGAGGAGCTGACCGAGGACGACATCGAGAGCTTGTTCAAATAATGTCCTTCATCAACTACTCCTCCCGCGAGATCAACTGCAAGGTCGTCTACTACGGCCCCGGCCTGTGCGGCAAGACGACGAACCTCCAGTACATCTACCGGCGGATGAACCCGGAAACGCGCGGGAGGATGATCTCCCTCGCCACCGAGACGGAGCGCACCCTGTTCTTCGACTTCCTGCCGCTGTCGCTGGGCGAGGTCCGGGGGTTCAAGACGCGCTTCCACCTCTATACCGTTCCGGGCCAGGTCTTCTACGACGCCAGCCGCCGCCTCATCCTGCGCGGGGTGGACGGCGTCGTGTTCTGCGCGGACTCGCAGCTCACCCGGGTGGACGCCAACGTCGAATCGATGGAGAACCTCCGGGTGAATCTCGGGGACCAGGGGTACAACCCCGACAAGGTGCCGATGGTGATCCAGTACAACAAGCGGGACCTTCCCGGCATCGCCTCCGTTTCCGAGCTGCACGCCCTGCTGAATCTCCGCAACGTCCCGGAATTCGAGGCTTCCGCCACCACGGGGGTCGGGGTGTTCGAGACGCTCAAATCCGTCATCAAGCTCATCCTGATCGACATGAAGAAGACCACCCGGTAGGGAACCCCCTCCCCATGCCCGCCGCCGAACGCGGATTCGAGCTGGTCGTAAGCGTGGCCTCCCCGGGGGAGCTCGCGGGAACCGACCTCTCGCCGTTCGACGCCGTCTGCCTCGGAAGCCCGTACTGCAGGCGCGTGGAAGGGAACTACGCGGAGGCGCTGGACCTTCTCCCGGGCGTCGTCTCCGCGCTCCACGCGGCGGGGAAGAAGGCGTACGTCACCACCCCGGCCACTCCGCGGGAGGCGGATCTCCCCCACGTCGGCCGCCTGGTCGACGCGGCCGCCGCCGCCGGGGCCGACGCGATGGAGTTCCACAACCTGGGCGCGCTGCGGATCCTCCGCGAGAAGGGGAGGCCGATCCCCGCCCACATGGGGGCGTATGCGAACGTCTACACCCACCTCGCCGCCGGGGTGATGCGGGAGTACGGCGCGGTCCGGGTGCGCCCCAACGCCGAGGTGACCCTCGATGAGATGGGGACGATCGCGGGGGAGGCGGGGGTGGAGGTCGAGCTCCTCGTCCACGGGAAGATCCCGCTCGGGGTGACCGACCGGTGCTTCCTCCTCTCGGAGCCGGAGGAGTCCGATCCGAAGTGTCCCGCGGCGTGCCGGGAGGAGCATTGGCTGACCGCGCGCCAGTGGGTCCTGAAGACGGTGGGGAAAGGGGTCCTCTCCGGGAAGGACATGTGCATGCTGGAACACCTCCCTCGTCTCCTCCGGGATGGGTTGAAAGTGTTCCGGATCGAGGGGTTGTACGAGAACTCCGGGTACCGGTCGGAGATCGGCGCGGTCTATCGGGAGGCGCTGACCCGGGCGATCGCGGGGGGGGGGTACCGGGTGGCGGAACCGTGGGCCGATGCGATCCGCCGGCGCTCGAAGCGGGGGCTGTGCAACGGGTACTACTTCGGGACGGCCGGAAAAAAGTACGTCGGGACGGTTTTACAGGACGATAACTCCGTAGTATAATTTGACGTTCGTCGTTCCCGCACCGGGGACGTGCACGGAGGGCGTAGGGGGAATGGCCGAGCTACTGGCGTCCGGCGGATCCATGGAGATGGTACGGGCCGCCTTCGACCACGGGGCGGACGCCGTCTACGTGGGCGCGAAGGGGTGGAGCCGCCGCAGGTCGCAGTACGAGATGGACGACGCGCAGATCGTCGAGGCCGCGCGGTACGCCCGATCCGCAGGCAAGATTCTCCGGGTGGCGTTCAACACCCTCCCGTCCTCCTCCGAGGCGCCCCTCTTCCTGTCGAAGACCGACGCGCTGTACGCCGCCGGGATCCGCGACTTCATCCTCACCGACCCCGGGCTGATGATGGCCCTCAAGAAACGCCACCCCGACGCCATCCTGCACGCCAGCGTCGGGTGCACGATCATCAACGTGCAGGACGCCCTGTTCTACAAGGAGGCGGGCGCCTCCCAGATCGTGGCCGAGTGCCGGATGGACAAGGCGACGATGCGGAAGATCAAGGAAGCGGCGGGGGTGGGTCTCGAGGTCCTGGTCCACGCGACCACCTGCTACACGCTGCTGGGCCGCTGCACGATGAGCAGCTACGCGCGGCACGAGCACCGGATCGACGCCGAAGGGAAGGACCATTTCCCCGGAAGCCCGAACCGCGGGGGACTCTGCTACCGGATCTGCCTCTCCGATTGGGATCGCGTGGGGCCCGCGGGGGAAGTCGAGGAGTCCGGCGTCGAGCTGCCCAACCGGGCCTTCTTCCTCGCGGACGACATCCCCGAGCTGATCGACGTCGGCGTCGACACGATCAAGATCCAGGGGCGGGAATATTCGGTCGCGCTGGTCGGGGAGATGGTCGGGTTCTACCGCGACCTGATCGACGCCTGCGTCCGGGACCGCGCGGGGTTCCGGATGGAGCCCTGGAAGGAGCGGATGGCGTCCATCGTCGCGGGCCGCGACGCGGAGCGCCGGGAAAAGACCACCGGCCTGATCGAGGAGTCTCTCACCCAACAGTAAGGCGAGCCGCTAAGTGCCCCAGTTCATGAAGGCGGCGTCGCACCGAGAGCGTCGATGCGCCGCATCCGGCAAGGCGTTGCGACCGAGGCGTACTGGACGGTACGGTGAGGGAGCACAACGAAGCCGGGGCGGATGCAGCGGCGCTCGAATGCAGCCGGATTCATGAATTGGGGCACTTAGTGGCTCATATCGCCTTCGCGGAAATATTCCGCGAGGGCCCGCTCCACCACCTGGTCGGCCGTAACGCGGTATTCCCGGCAGAAATCCTTCAACTGGTCGACCATCGCGGCCGGCAGCGTGATCGTGACCGGTTCCCTCTGCCCGTTCCCCTTCGAACCGGACGTCTTCTCGCCCATTCCCGTCCTCCATCCTTTCCCGGCCCCGCCCCGCCGTCGTCGATTCTTCGACAGGGGTATGAAGTATCGTGCCCGTCCTGCCGAAAGGGATCAAAGGCGTTTAATATACAAAGGGATTTGTCGATACCAAGATATCACGTTATCGGGGATTTCGGTGGTTCCCACCCCGGCCGGCGTATGGTATCCTCCCCAAGGGTAACGTTATTAGGAAAGATTTCCTGACATGAAAAAACTACTCATCGCCATCGCGTTCCTCTCCCTCTTCGCCGCGGTTCCCGCGGTCCGTGCGGAAGGGGTGCCCGCGGCCGATTCCCGCCCCCAGCTCCACACGGTCCGGAAGGGAGAGACGATCCGGTCGATCGCCCGGTCGTACGGGGTGAAGGAGAAGGAGCTGCGCCGCCTGAATTCCGTGCGGCGCAAGGGCCGCCTCAAGGCGGGTTCCCAGCTGGTCGTGCGGGAGTCGATCCCCCACGGCGTGACCGTCCGAAAGGGCGACAACCTCTGGCGGATCGCGCGGAGGTTCAACCTCGACGCGGACGCGCTGATGGAGCTGAACGGGCTGTCGTCGGAGGATCTGCAGCCGGGGCAGACGCTCGCCCTCGTCGGGCCGGACGACTCCACCCTGCCGGCGGACGCGGCGAAGCTCCCCACGGAGGCGGAGCTGGCGGAAGCCGCGAAACCGGCGGACGCCGGGGAGAAGTTCCCCGGCGACGAGCCGCTCAAGGATCGGGTCCTGCGCGTCGCGGAGCGGATGATCTCCATCCCGTACCGGTGGGGCGGGCAGACGCTGAAGGGGCTCGACTGCTCCGCCTACGTCCAGAAGGTGTTCAACTTGCTCCAGCTCGACCTGCCCCGTTCCGCCCGCGAACAGTTCCGCGAGGGGCAGAAGGTCGAGAAGGCCAACCTCTCCGCGGGCGACCTGGTCTTCTTCCGCACCTACGCGAAATACCCCTCCCACGTGGGGATCTACCTCGGGGACAACCGGTTCATCCACGCCTCGTCGCGCGACCGGAAGGTGAAGATCGACAGCCTCGAGGCGCCCTACTACGTCAAGCGGTACATCGGCGCCAAGCGCCTCCTCTTCGAGGAGAACGACGTCCAGAACTGAGCCCGCCGCCGGGTCGCTGCTCCGCAGGGAGGCTCCCCGTTCGCATCCGCGCCAGGCTCCCCGTCTCCGAACAGGGAACGTGGCCCGCGGTCCCCTCCCCGCCCTTCGGCAATCTGTCTCGCCTCGCTCATGCCACTCGGCCCATCGTTACGGGTTCTCCGCCGGTTCCGCGCTGGCGCTCCGCTCAGGGGACCCCCCTGCTCCGTGCGCTCCCTGTCAGCGTGCGAAGTGACGCAGCGGGGAACGAAGCAGCAGGATTACGGGATAGTGGACTCCCACGCCGCGGCGAGCGCTGCGCGGCGGGCGTCGGCGTCGGGCTCGTGGGCGAGGAACTCCTCCGACAGTTTCCGCAGAAGCTTCTCCGCGCCCCCGGACGGATCGGGGTGCGGGACGCCGGGGTGGCGCAGGGCGACCGACGGCGTCCGGAACCGGATGACGTCCCCGGTCTCCGGGTCACGACGTCCCCGGTCTCCGGGTCGAGCTCGACCTGCAGCACGTACCCCTTTCCCGCCGGCCCCTTGATGTTGAACATGCTGTAGACGGCGAAGTTGCCGAGGCTGTAGGCGATCAGCTTTCCGTTCCGGATCTCGATCGCCCGCGGCACGTGCGGCCCGTGCCCCAGCACGAGGTCCGCCCCCGCGTCGACCGCCGCCCGGGCGAAGCGCACCACGTTTCCCCGCTCCTCCCCCAGGAACGTCTCGTCGGCGTCGGCGACCCGCATCGCGTCCGCCCCCTCCGCCCCCCCGTGGAACGAGACGACGACCAGGTCGTTCGCGCCTTTCAGCTCCGCCACGACCTCCCGCGTCCGCTCGAGGTCCAGCAGCGGATGCACGTACCGTGTTCGGAGGGAGTAGGAGAAGCCCGCGACCGCCACCCGTCTCCCGGAGACCGTGAACAGCGCGATCCGCTCCCCCCCGACC
The DNA window shown above is from Deltaproteobacteria bacterium and carries:
- the dnaX gene encoding DNA polymerase III subunit gamma/tau, whose translation is MAYEALARKWRPRTFEEIVGQAHVTRALANAITSGKIHHAYLFSGTRGVGKTTFARILARALNCDNGPTPTPCLSCASCTEVGTGTDVQEIDGASNTGIDDIRRLRENAAYAPSRLRYKVYIIDEVHMLSKAAFNGLLKTLEEPPPHVVFILATTEPNRIPDTILSRCQRFDFRMLTDAEVRGRLGEMARSEGVAVEEDALALMARYAFGSMRDGQSLLEQAAVSGAGDVTAALVEGMLGLVGTEAAIDLASAAILEGAGAALSRFSALLSRGADLKYLYLSVIDVLRDATVLSFTGKGELLFRHSPASLERVRALTARRSREEWMFLLDIAFRSERDVLGTEFPHLGFELLLLRLANAQGLLSVDALESGESPEARQAPPPKAMDGQVPRQPGTATGPFASAAAPSAATFSRKPPQQEPVPPPSRTAAKSADPAGLATGAAGAAKEGPGLWESLKRAVEGKRKAVLVSLLSQMEGEFRDGELVISCGHEMLLERLKEPDKWPHLLAALEEAAGRPVAVRLSASAEKKSPESGAVAAADDELERKALSEPLVLEVLRAFEGATLVKVLPSPGAGTVAAGEGEPPGGEGEEPAFVEAPAGEEEG
- a CDS encoding YbaB/EbfC family nucleoid-associated protein, which translates into the protein MTGFGDLMRQAQEMRDRLQKLQDELGGMTVEGSAGGGMVVAVANGRQELLSVRIEKEVVSPDDVGMLQDLVLAAVNDALSRARALAAAEMAKATGGMIPPGLL
- the recR gene encoding recombination protein RecR, whose amino-acid sequence is MNAVYPKPLRRLVRLLSRLPGIGEKTATRLSMFLLKMPPEFVRELGNAIAGIPESVIKCSKCFSIADEDPCALCTDPARRDDLICVVEGPSDIVPIEKSGEFKGRYHVLGGAISPIDGVMPDDIRARELTDRVARGGVAEVVLATNLTAEGEATASYLAGVLKGRGVRVTRIAYGLPMGSDLEYADEITVGRAMKGRRDM
- a CDS encoding 2-oxoacid:acceptor oxidoreductase family protein, coding for MSQSGAAVKLPVKNSLGFFEIRMESIGGLGANVAGKILTEAAIIGMGMNGAGFASYGSEKKGTPVKSFVRICEADQKVRVNSPIEEPHVLAIFHEALAKSIPVTAGALPGKTTVILNTRRTPAEARDFLKLQGGKLGTVDAMEIAMATGSRVNMVMMGAIMKAAGFFDWKAVEETIRDQFGKKYAALMKGNLDALKRGHDEVKFQEFPADGKYPARPFTREEPKLGYETAPIGGTIYSVGNMRFKDLSTSRTGMIPLFILDKCTRCGECDITCPDYCFVWEKGKDPKTGKDGMVLLGIDYQYCKGCLRCTHICKFGALVPVKEAEQDMDRITVKHKFLK
- a CDS encoding pyruvate synthase is translated as MAQTAKKRTGRPAQRMVVQSGNEIAATAAKQINYHVMGYYPITPSTEVAETLDAMKAEGEHTVRMIPGDGEHGAAGICFGASTAGGRVFNATSANGLLFAFEQLPVQSGERFPMVFNIVTRAVSGPLDIRGDHSDIMLAKDTGWITLMAADAQAVYDMNVLAPKIGEDMAVRLPVFLAYDGFFTSHQKRRIEIFSDDQVVRDFLGPFVATVTSVDPKKPVTIGPYMNDPDQINNKKQQADAMVRSHAVIRKVFAEYEALSGRRYDMVELYRMEDAEAALFILNSAAETAKEAVDALRKEGKKVGLIRPNVIRPFPIDEIREALKNVKGLVVADRQDNFGAYGGAMAVEVKAALQGVKGNATQVAARIYGTGGKEFFVEDAAAMLSEALEIAKAGAVKVPYAYFGANPGDPSYTPAKAFDPITEAQASGLIRVETTPEGKMEVKGNILRNLTERPKRIGPGHGACPGCGIFVNMNTFMKGIEGNVVVLFHTGCGMVVTTGYPYTAHKVTYIHNLFQNGAATLSGVVEMFEERKLRGEIPKDEKITFVMVTGDGGHDIGMGPSIGAAMRNHRMIICEYDNQGYQNTGSQLSFTVPLGQSTSTSNYGPYQHGKSTHHKDTAQIFAACHIPYVCTVAENNPRDMIRKAAKAQKYADRGLAFVKMISMCPLAWKTEERMSVPIIQAAVDSCFFPLYEVEDGITTITYDPEEKGKKVPVTEWLKHMGKTKHMLKPDCKPELDRFQAEVDRRWIRLKEMHKNPLL
- a CDS encoding diguanylate cyclase → MATPQEQPRAAKAIRRPDLPRMAGGIERLRGLPLFGVLSASVLLLAFLGLVDYWTAAELSFLVFYLLPVVLITLRAGLWPGLLMSVAATAVWFLANVNRFHGEDGAILPISNFAEELGLFFFFTYILSALVDSLDQERAAARFDPLTGVANRKYFLEVLDVEIARSRRYKKPFTLVYMDVDNFKSINDAQGHAAGDSLLRSVADTLVLGTRSVDVPARLGGDEFALVLPETGYDAARAALANLQGQISEEMRENGWPVTLTLGAVTYTNPIHSAEEMIGMADRQMYAKKAEGKSGLSHRVVSDAAPQG
- a CDS encoding roadblock/LC7 domain-containing protein codes for the protein MGQGNLILREREYEAFQSVLRKLLSEAYAKVVFLVDKNGTLLASAGQTERFDTTSLASLAAGNIAATGGLANLIGEKEFSILFHEGERDNMHISVVADRLILVVIFDRRSSVGLVRLRVRRVSMELETILAAVLEDAGGEAGMIEELTEDDIESLFK
- a CDS encoding gliding-motility protein MglA; this encodes MSFINYSSREINCKVVYYGPGLCGKTTNLQYIYRRMNPETRGRMISLATETERTLFFDFLPLSLGEVRGFKTRFHLYTVPGQVFYDASRRLILRGVDGVVFCADSQLTRVDANVESMENLRVNLGDQGYNPDKVPMVIQYNKRDLPGIASVSELHALLNLRNVPEFEASATTGVGVFETLKSVIKLILIDMKKTTR